In Pseudomonadales bacterium, a single window of DNA contains:
- a CDS encoding alpha/beta fold hydrolase — MPIRPQRMQQHAEIQIPNPIFAVLEPARATQELMTMLPAHRWLCRQPKGDGHPVITLPGYGGGNGSMALMRRYITHWGYEAHPWPLGRNMDPATTRDIDGVLEFMHRVVTTMGEQLHQIHKRTGRRASLVGWSLGGLYARQIAARFPDLVRQVITLGSPFGDPRATILWPVMRRLIDSPEPDERDLRRWNTMARVPIEVPLSIVWSRSDGFVHPSIACPPEGAFMENIHVFSSHMGFGANPLAYYVLADRLRQPENGWRPFERSGWRRVLFANRSAHR, encoded by the coding sequence TTGCCAATCAGACCTCAGCGCATGCAGCAACACGCCGAAATCCAGATCCCCAACCCGATCTTCGCAGTGCTCGAGCCTGCGCGCGCAACGCAGGAACTCATGACCATGCTGCCGGCACACCGCTGGCTTTGCCGCCAACCCAAAGGCGACGGTCACCCCGTGATCACACTGCCCGGCTACGGCGGCGGCAATGGCAGCATGGCGCTGATGCGGCGCTACATCACGCACTGGGGCTACGAAGCGCATCCGTGGCCACTCGGACGCAACATGGATCCGGCGACGACGCGTGACATAGACGGCGTGCTCGAGTTCATGCATCGGGTGGTGACCACGATGGGTGAGCAGTTGCACCAGATCCACAAGCGTACCGGTCGCCGGGCTTCACTGGTGGGATGGAGTCTGGGCGGGCTTTATGCCCGCCAGATCGCCGCGCGCTTCCCTGATCTGGTGCGCCAGGTGATCACGCTGGGCTCTCCTTTCGGCGACCCGCGTGCAACGATCCTGTGGCCGGTGATGCGGCGGCTGATCGACTCTCCCGAACCCGATGAACGTGATCTGCGCCGCTGGAACACCATGGCACGCGTGCCGATCGAAGTGCCGCTGTCGATCGTCTGGAGTCGCAGCGACGGCTTCGTGCACCCGAGCATCGCGTGCCCGCCGGAAGGGGCTTTCATGGAGAATATCCACGTCTTCAGCAGCCACATGGGCTTCGGGGCAAACCCGCTGGCCTACTACGTCCTGGCAGATCGGCTCCGCCAACCCGAAAACGGCTGGCGGCCCTTCGAGCGCTCCGGTTGGCGCCGCGTGCTGTTCGCCAACCGGTCCGCACATCGCTGA
- a CDS encoding mechanosensitive ion channel, protein MSHLLIALCAGMRVLRVLLLCVASTLAVAAEVTDATQTLPSLEDVQRQISILGAAGSEDPLNARLLEIHQRNAQDLAAIAENRDSSARYLRLYQEVPEKIERFTRELTELQRQVRSASSLAKGVAVQRLESMLRATRARLTELRGEESSVRATVENLQSRVEAARQELNALTTSAAVPDKKPAIVAGENPSMTRARQEQWLIGRELRASRIARLETEIQTVPDRLTAAQLRLKLVTAQREQEEHFLDELLGMDSLKRIAEADKLREQVRQGLAEATSPLAELMALHDEITRLADEYVEVVARSEAIGADVATESARAVDIANIYESTRQQLEIAALSDALGPVLVAQYRKLGSYGQSGDKLEAVAEMLSTTRLREFQITRLLAAEVQSREVVYRAIDAQQSPETAERVATLAEADRLLGDRSRLLDALNRSYVHLTGQIVDLEQAYRQQSDAASGFRKLIDRNLIWMKSHPGLSFVDLLAWPRATFGLLQTQDWGALGVTLQGQIRKHPLSAGLALIVALVVWRYHNALLNRLATLSLRRIGWRNYRYRMGLEAIAIHLLLALPVPLLLAGAGWLLARVEVPGSAAQALTGACYQTAGLAYLYLLVLGTMAHEGFARAHLRWKTARVQSVRRLLQAGLWVMLPLAFFAAATRLMTVDPADQSYRISGLLVTATYFIFLVLIVRAARGMFDSVFYSRGHPWLARLGSLLLLAIIVALPLVFVLDIQGYHFTARELQLRVFLSSVVLVFAKMMLDAGLLGLTIAAQRSLAGAQALQSTGDEGDGAAQARSAGDSFDQIDLEKMSAGAMALLQVLVAAVAALVLALVWQQFFTALSILDTVGLWNYVQTVDGVEAVSTVSLFDAGTALLVLGLSFVFASGLPALVGVLFYNLITERGVLYAIQTLIRYAVILVGGLVSLHMLGFGWSKLQWMAAGLSVGIGFGLQEIFANFISGLIVLFERPVRIGDMVTLGEYSGTIQRIRMRATTITDSDNREIIVPNKTFVTERLINWTLSSPVIRLTIDVGVSRDSDPRQVCAILLEILQSDSRVMRDPAPNVTFRQFAPSSFEMRCFAHVADISLGAPVQTELYMRIAEVFRERGIEIAYPQMDLHLRAVDPQARLC, encoded by the coding sequence ATGTCGCATCTGCTGATCGCTCTGTGTGCCGGTATGCGCGTGCTCCGGGTCCTGTTGCTGTGCGTCGCCAGTACGCTCGCCGTCGCTGCCGAAGTCACGGATGCGACGCAGACACTGCCGAGTCTGGAGGATGTGCAGCGTCAGATCAGCATCCTGGGCGCTGCTGGCAGCGAAGACCCCCTGAACGCCCGCCTGCTCGAGATCCACCAGCGCAATGCGCAGGATCTGGCCGCGATTGCGGAAAACCGTGACAGCAGCGCTCGCTACCTGCGCCTCTACCAGGAAGTGCCCGAGAAGATCGAGCGCTTCACACGCGAGCTGACCGAACTGCAACGCCAGGTGCGTTCGGCGAGCAGCCTTGCCAAGGGGGTGGCGGTGCAGCGGCTGGAGAGCATGCTGCGTGCCACGCGCGCACGTCTGACCGAGCTGCGCGGTGAGGAATCGTCGGTGCGGGCAACGGTGGAGAACCTGCAGTCACGTGTCGAGGCGGCACGCCAGGAGCTGAATGCGCTCACCACGAGTGCCGCGGTGCCGGACAAGAAGCCGGCAATCGTGGCGGGGGAAAATCCCTCGATGACGCGAGCGCGCCAGGAGCAGTGGCTGATAGGGCGCGAACTGCGCGCGAGCCGGATCGCGCGGCTGGAGACCGAGATCCAGACGGTACCGGACCGTCTCACGGCTGCACAGTTGCGACTGAAACTGGTCACGGCGCAGCGGGAGCAGGAAGAACACTTCCTCGATGAACTGCTTGGCATGGACAGCCTGAAGCGGATTGCCGAGGCGGACAAGCTGCGTGAGCAGGTACGGCAGGGCCTTGCCGAGGCAACGTCGCCTCTGGCGGAGCTGATGGCGTTGCACGACGAGATCACGCGTCTCGCCGATGAGTATGTCGAGGTGGTCGCGCGCTCGGAGGCGATCGGTGCCGACGTTGCCACGGAAAGTGCACGTGCCGTCGATATCGCCAACATCTACGAAAGCACGCGCCAGCAACTCGAGATCGCAGCGCTCAGCGATGCGCTCGGGCCGGTGCTGGTGGCGCAGTATCGCAAGCTGGGCAGTTACGGACAGTCGGGCGACAAGCTCGAAGCCGTCGCGGAAATGCTCTCGACTACACGGTTGCGCGAGTTCCAGATCACGCGTCTGCTGGCAGCGGAGGTACAGTCGCGTGAAGTCGTCTATCGCGCCATCGACGCACAGCAGTCGCCGGAGACTGCCGAGCGGGTCGCCACGCTCGCCGAGGCGGATCGGTTGCTCGGCGATCGTAGCCGCTTGCTCGACGCCTTGAATCGCAGCTACGTGCATTTGACCGGCCAGATCGTCGATCTGGAACAGGCGTATCGACAGCAGTCGGATGCCGCATCCGGGTTCCGCAAGTTGATCGATCGCAACCTGATCTGGATGAAATCGCACCCCGGTCTGAGTTTCGTCGATCTGCTGGCGTGGCCGCGTGCAACGTTCGGCCTGTTGCAGACACAGGACTGGGGTGCATTGGGAGTCACGCTGCAGGGGCAGATACGCAAGCATCCGTTGAGCGCAGGTCTTGCGCTGATCGTTGCACTCGTGGTGTGGCGCTATCACAACGCGCTGCTGAACCGGCTGGCCACGCTCAGTCTGCGCCGTATCGGCTGGCGCAACTATCGGTACCGGATGGGGCTCGAGGCGATTGCGATCCATCTGCTGCTGGCGTTGCCGGTGCCGCTGCTGCTGGCCGGTGCCGGCTGGCTGCTTGCACGTGTCGAGGTGCCCGGATCGGCCGCGCAGGCACTGACCGGAGCGTGTTACCAGACGGCGGGTCTCGCCTACCTTTATCTGCTCGTGCTCGGCACGATGGCGCACGAGGGCTTTGCGCGTGCGCATCTGCGCTGGAAGACGGCCCGCGTGCAGAGCGTGCGCCGTCTTCTGCAGGCTGGCCTGTGGGTGATGCTGCCGCTCGCTTTTTTCGCCGCGGCGACGCGGCTGATGACGGTCGATCCTGCAGACCAGTCATACCGCATCAGTGGTCTGCTGGTCACTGCGACGTATTTCATCTTCCTGGTGCTGATCGTGCGTGCTGCGCGCGGCATGTTCGATTCCGTATTCTATTCGCGTGGCCATCCGTGGTTGGCACGTCTCGGTTCGCTGCTTCTGCTGGCGATCATCGTTGCGTTGCCGCTGGTGTTCGTGCTCGATATCCAGGGCTACCACTTCACTGCACGCGAACTGCAGTTGCGCGTGTTTCTTAGCAGTGTGGTGCTGGTGTTCGCCAAGATGATGCTGGACGCCGGACTGCTCGGACTCACCATCGCCGCTCAGCGTTCGCTGGCTGGCGCGCAGGCGCTGCAGTCGACTGGCGACGAGGGTGATGGCGCAGCGCAGGCAAGGAGTGCAGGCGACAGCTTCGACCAGATCGATCTGGAGAAGATGAGTGCGGGGGCAATGGCGTTGCTGCAGGTGCTGGTCGCCGCGGTGGCCGCACTGGTGCTGGCGCTGGTGTGGCAGCAGTTCTTCACGGCCCTGTCGATCCTCGATACGGTCGGTCTGTGGAACTACGTGCAAACGGTGGATGGTGTCGAGGCGGTCTCCACCGTGTCGCTGTTCGATGCGGGTACGGCACTGCTGGTGCTCGGCCTGTCCTTCGTGTTCGCATCCGGGCTGCCGGCACTGGTGGGCGTGCTGTTCTACAACCTGATCACCGAGAGAGGCGTGTTGTATGCGATCCAGACCCTGATCCGCTATGCGGTGATACTGGTGGGTGGGCTGGTATCACTGCACATGCTGGGTTTCGGCTGGTCCAAGCTGCAATGGATGGCGGCTGGTCTGTCGGTGGGAATCGGTTTCGGTCTGCAGGAAATCTTCGCGAACTTCATCTCCGGCCTCATCGTGCTGTTCGAGCGTCCGGTGCGCATCGGTGACATGGTCACGCTCGGCGAGTACAGCGGAACGATCCAGCGCATCCGCATGCGTGCGACGACGATCACGGATTCCGACAATCGCGAAATCATCGTGCCGAACAAGACCTTCGTGACCGAGCGCCTGATCAACTGGACGCTGAGCAGCCCGGTCATCCGGCTCACCATCGATGTGGGTGTTTCCCGCGACAGCGACCCGCGTCAGGTGTGTGCGATATTGCTGGAAATCCTGCAATCGGATTCGCGGGTGATGCGCGATCCGGCGCCGAACGTGACTTTCCGGCAATTTGCGCCGAGTTCTTTCGAGATGCGCTGCTTCGCACACGTGGCGGATATCTCGTTGGGCGCGCCGGTGCAGACCGAACTGTACATGCGGATCGCCGAAGTGTTCCGCGAGCGGGGTATCGAGATCGCCTACCCGCAGATGGATCTGCACCTGCGCGCGGTGGACCCGCAAGCGCGGCTGTGCTGA
- the corA gene encoding magnesium/cobalt transporter CorA: MSYLGKNYHPPGTAPGTLDDSQRGEIEIRLVDYGTDEYIETTLARAEDCKPYLERRSRTWVQINGRPDVATVRSLGQLFDLHELALEDVLNTGQRPKVDVYDEQIFVVLAMPVQTPDGVVSEQISIFAGTDYLICFSTTAKDPFELLRKRMRPPSVSRLRARRIDYLLYALVDFVIDAAFPVLEQFSDDIEELEEELLDQPGRDAIARLHHIRRELLLLRRMLWPQRELVSRLQRDEIDLIEEQTRPFLRDCYDHSVQIIDLLESFREMSASLLEVYLSSISNRTNEVMRVLTIIATIFIPLTFIVGVYGMNFDQSVSPWSMPELRWYWGYPLVWLVMLTVAGSLIWFFRRKQWL, translated from the coding sequence ATGAGTTATCTGGGCAAGAACTACCACCCGCCGGGAACCGCACCCGGTACGCTCGACGACAGTCAGCGAGGTGAAATCGAAATCCGGCTGGTGGATTACGGAACCGACGAATACATCGAGACCACGCTTGCGCGGGCCGAAGATTGCAAGCCGTATCTCGAGCGCCGGTCACGCACCTGGGTGCAGATCAACGGCCGCCCGGACGTCGCGACCGTGCGCAGCCTCGGGCAGTTGTTCGATCTGCACGAGCTGGCGCTCGAAGACGTGCTGAATACGGGCCAGCGTCCCAAGGTCGACGTCTACGACGAGCAGATCTTCGTGGTACTGGCAATGCCGGTGCAAACGCCGGATGGCGTGGTCAGCGAGCAGATCAGCATCTTCGCCGGAACCGACTACCTGATCTGCTTCTCGACCACGGCGAAAGACCCATTCGAGCTGTTGCGCAAGCGCATGCGGCCGCCGTCGGTCTCGCGGCTGAGGGCGCGGCGCATCGACTATCTGCTCTATGCGCTCGTCGATTTCGTGATCGATGCCGCTTTCCCGGTGCTTGAGCAATTCAGCGACGATATCGAGGAACTGGAAGAGGAACTGCTCGACCAGCCGGGGCGCGACGCGATCGCACGGCTGCATCACATCCGTCGCGAGCTGCTGCTGCTGCGACGCATGCTGTGGCCGCAGCGCGAGCTGGTGAGCCGGCTGCAGCGTGACGAGATCGACCTGATCGAGGAGCAGACGCGGCCGTTCCTGCGTGACTGCTACGATCACAGCGTGCAGATCATCGACCTGCTGGAAAGCTTCCGCGAAATGTCGGCGAGTTTGCTCGAAGTCTATCTGTCGAGCATCAGCAATCGCACCAACGAGGTGATGCGCGTACTGACGATCATCGCGACGATCTTCATTCCGCTCACGTTCATCGTCGGTGTCTACGGCATGAACTTCGATCAGAGCGTATCGCCTTGGTCGATGCCGGAGCTGCGCTGGTACTGGGGCTATCCGCTGGTGTGGCTGGTCATGCTCACTGTCGCTGGCTCACTGATCTGGTTCTTCCGCCGCAAGCAGTGGCTGTAG
- a CDS encoding O-acetylhomoserine aminocarboxypropyltransferase/cysteine synthase, whose amino-acid sequence MRDETKLIHSGYAGDPTTHAVVPPIYQTVSYEFDSAQHGADLFNLAVPGNIYTRIMNPTTDVLEKRVADLEGGVAALAVSAGMAAINYAILTLATAGANIVTTPQLYGGTYTLFAHMLPGLGIRVKFAASDRPQDIAAMIDADTRAIFCESIGNPAGNVADIAALAQVANARGVPLIVDNTVATPMLTKPIEHGAHIVVHALTKYMGGHGNSLGGIIVDGGNFPWAEHAAKYPMLTSPEPSYHGVVYTEAMGPAAYIARARTVPLRNTGSALSPMNAFLILQGIETLALRMERHCSNALAVARFLESHPRVAGVSYAGLPSHAYYALAQRYCAGGLPASLLTFEVKGGLDDAIRFYDALKLFKRLVNIGDVRSLACHPASTTHRQLSEEEQARAGVTPGMIRLCVGIEHIEDILADLDQALV is encoded by the coding sequence ATGCGCGACGAAACCAAGCTGATCCATTCCGGTTACGCCGGTGATCCGACCACGCATGCGGTGGTACCCCCGATCTACCAGACGGTCTCCTACGAGTTCGACAGCGCGCAGCACGGTGCAGACCTGTTCAACCTCGCGGTACCGGGCAACATCTACACACGCATCATGAACCCGACCACCGACGTGCTGGAGAAGCGCGTCGCCGATCTCGAGGGCGGTGTGGCCGCGCTTGCGGTGAGTGCCGGGATGGCTGCGATCAACTACGCGATCCTGACGCTGGCGACGGCGGGCGCGAACATCGTCACCACGCCGCAACTCTACGGTGGTACGTACACGCTGTTTGCGCACATGCTGCCGGGGCTGGGAATCCGCGTGAAGTTTGCTGCGAGCGACCGGCCGCAGGACATTGCGGCGATGATCGATGCCGACACGCGCGCGATCTTCTGCGAAAGCATTGGCAATCCGGCCGGCAACGTCGCCGATATCGCCGCCCTGGCGCAGGTCGCAAATGCCCGCGGGGTGCCGTTGATCGTCGACAACACCGTCGCCACACCGATGCTGACGAAGCCGATCGAGCATGGCGCGCACATCGTGGTGCATGCATTGACCAAGTACATGGGTGGGCATGGCAACTCGCTCGGCGGCATCATCGTCGACGGCGGCAACTTCCCGTGGGCCGAGCACGCGGCGAAGTACCCGATGCTGACCTCGCCGGAGCCGTCGTACCACGGCGTCGTCTACACCGAGGCGATGGGGCCGGCGGCCTACATCGCACGCGCACGGACCGTGCCGTTGCGCAACACAGGCTCTGCGCTGTCGCCGATGAACGCGTTCCTGATCCTGCAGGGGATCGAGACGCTGGCACTGCGTATGGAGCGCCACTGCAGCAACGCACTCGCGGTGGCGCGCTTCCTCGAATCGCATCCGCGTGTCGCCGGCGTCAGCTACGCCGGACTGCCGTCGCATGCGTATTACGCGCTTGCGCAGCGCTACTGCGCGGGTGGCCTGCCGGCTTCCCTGCTGACCTTCGAGGTCAAGGGCGGGCTGGACGATGCCATACGCTTCTACGATGCGCTGAAGCTGTTCAAGCGCCTGGTGAACATCGGTGACGTGAGGTCGCTCGCCTGCCACCCGGCGTCGACCACGCACCGCCAGCTGAGCGAAGAAGAGCAGGCGCGCGCAGGCGTGACACCGGGCATGATCCGTCTCTGTGTGGGCATCGAGCATATCGAAGACATCCTGGCCGATCTCGACCAGGCCTTGGTGTAG
- the trpB gene encoding tryptophan synthase subunit beta — protein MDLFDFAPGREGYYGRYGGAFLPEILHSTIEELRAGFRGVKQDPAFWQEYRQLMRDYSGRPTPVTHLANLSRQLGGAQIYVKREDLNHTGSHKINNVMGQGLLCRRLGKTRVIAETGAGQHGFATATMAARFGFRCRIYMGAVDVARQRPNVFWMENLGAEVVSVEDGQRTLKDAINEAMRDWATNMADTHYVLGTACGAHPFPEMVSWFQSIIGLEAREQILAAAGRLPDRVYACVGGGSNAIGIFQGFLDDADVELVGCEAGGFGAGKGQHAARLAYHDASVGVAQGFKTYFLQDEQGNMLETHSVAAGLDYIGVNPILVWLWEQGRVRFEAATDAEVAETLRLVMRSEGLIPALESTHAFVRAVREAPSLGRDAVILINQSGRGDKDIFTVADALGDSNWKRFIGAKAAQYAVE, from the coding sequence ATGGACCTGTTCGATTTCGCACCCGGCAGGGAAGGTTACTACGGCCGCTACGGTGGAGCCTTCCTGCCGGAGATCCTGCATTCGACGATCGAGGAGCTGCGCGCGGGGTTTCGTGGCGTGAAGCAGGACCCCGCGTTCTGGCAGGAATACCGCCAACTCATGCGCGACTACTCCGGTCGCCCCACACCGGTCACGCACCTGGCGAACCTGTCCCGCCAGCTCGGTGGCGCGCAGATCTACGTGAAGCGCGAGGACCTCAACCACACCGGATCACACAAGATCAACAACGTGATGGGGCAGGGGCTGCTCTGCCGGCGCCTCGGCAAGACACGCGTGATCGCCGAAACCGGTGCCGGTCAGCACGGTTTCGCAACGGCAACGATGGCGGCGAGATTCGGCTTTCGCTGCCGTATCTACATGGGGGCCGTCGACGTTGCACGCCAGCGTCCGAACGTGTTCTGGATGGAGAACCTCGGTGCCGAAGTGGTGTCGGTCGAGGACGGCCAGCGTACGCTGAAGGATGCGATCAACGAGGCGATGCGCGACTGGGCGACGAACATGGCCGACACGCACTATGTGCTCGGCACGGCCTGCGGTGCGCATCCGTTTCCGGAGATGGTGAGCTGGTTCCAGTCGATCATCGGGCTGGAGGCACGCGAGCAGATCCTGGCCGCAGCCGGTCGCCTGCCCGATCGTGTCTACGCCTGTGTCGGCGGTGGTTCGAACGCGATCGGGATCTTCCAGGGGTTTCTCGATGACGCGGATGTCGAGTTGGTGGGCTGCGAGGCCGGCGGCTTCGGCGCCGGCAAGGGACAGCATGCTGCGCGCCTTGCCTACCATGATGCATCGGTCGGGGTTGCGCAGGGCTTCAAGACCTATTTCCTGCAGGACGAGCAGGGCAACATGCTGGAGACGCACTCGGTGGCGGCCGGTCTCGATTACATCGGGGTCAATCCGATCCTGGTCTGGCTGTGGGAGCAGGGACGCGTACGCTTCGAGGCGGCGACCGACGCCGAGGTCGCCGAAACCCTGCGGCTGGTGATGCGCAGCGAAGGGTTGATCCCTGCACTCGAGAGCACGCACGCATTCGTGCGAGCGGTCCGGGAGGCACCGTCGCTCGGGCGTGATGCGGTGATCCTGATCAACCAGTCCGGGCGTGGCGACAAGGATATCTTCACGGTTGCCGATGCACTCGGTGACTCCAACTGGAAACGCTTCATCGGCGCCAAGGCGGCACAGTATGCAGTTGAGTGA
- a CDS encoding tryptophan synthase subunit alpha, with protein sequence MQLSDYLDQRRALRRPLVMTHVVCGYPSFEDNWRELEIMAAAGVDLVELQFPFSEPSADGPLFVKANQASLARGTTVEQCFDFMARASASFPFRLLMMGYYNTAFRMGHAVFVERLARAGAVGFILPDLPIEEAGELHALALARDLAPIILMTPTSSDDRLAQLAAAAHGFVYVVARKGVTGSSTAMDEGVVALLARCRRVTRLPLALGFGVATAADIEFIADHADIAIIGTAALRAWEAGRDEGLRDFFAALALPA encoded by the coding sequence ATGCAGTTGAGTGATTATCTGGACCAACGGCGTGCACTGCGCCGGCCGCTGGTGATGACGCACGTGGTCTGCGGTTATCCGAGTTTCGAGGACAACTGGCGCGAACTCGAGATCATGGCCGCTGCCGGCGTCGATCTGGTCGAATTGCAGTTTCCGTTCTCCGAGCCGTCGGCCGACGGTCCGCTGTTCGTGAAGGCGAACCAGGCGTCGCTGGCGCGTGGCACCACGGTTGAGCAGTGCTTCGATTTCATGGCGCGTGCGAGTGCCAGTTTCCCGTTTCGGCTGCTGATGATGGGTTACTACAACACGGCATTCCGCATGGGGCACGCGGTCTTCGTCGAGCGGCTCGCCAGGGCCGGTGCGGTGGGCTTCATCCTGCCGGACCTGCCGATCGAGGAAGCCGGCGAGCTGCATGCACTGGCGCTGGCACGTGATCTGGCGCCGATAATCCTGATGACTCCGACCAGCAGCGACGATCGTCTGGCACAGCTCGCAGCGGCGGCACACGGTTTCGTTTACGTGGTCGCCCGCAAGGGAGTCACCGGATCCAGTACCGCGATGGACGAGGGCGTCGTGGCGTTGCTGGCGCGTTGCCGGCGTGTGACCAGGCTGCCGCTTGCGCTCGGCTTCGGAGTTGCGACGGCTGCGGATATCGAGTTCATCGCCGACCATGCCGATATCGCGATCATCGGTACCGCAGCGCTGCGAGCGTGGGAAGCCGGTCGCGACGAAGGCCTGCGCGATTTTTTCGCTGCCCTGGCGTTGCCCGCATAG
- a CDS encoding TetR/AcrR family transcriptional regulator — protein MPRKTACKAGPAESRRRRGRPQGSGVGAATRERILRAAIHRFAESGYAQTSNQDIAREAGITSGSLYHYFDSKAALFHAALRHCTVMLLDAYRGACADAAAQSVVDQLCLGLERIITLAREWPGIVRFGGNAAAEIRHNRELDWLDSDLAGAFPDFFRDLVREALRRGEIAANVDEEDAAGLLLALTMGLSISHDSDGDEEPFAARVRTYERLLRGELFHRTPERLIY, from the coding sequence ATGCCCCGCAAGACCGCGTGCAAAGCCGGACCGGCTGAATCGAGACGCCGACGTGGACGCCCGCAAGGCAGCGGCGTGGGAGCCGCCACACGCGAACGCATCCTGCGCGCCGCGATCCATCGTTTTGCCGAGTCCGGCTACGCGCAGACGAGCAACCAGGACATAGCACGCGAGGCCGGAATCACCAGCGGTTCGCTGTATCACTACTTCGACTCCAAGGCAGCACTGTTCCACGCGGCGCTGCGCCACTGCACCGTCATGCTGCTCGACGCCTATCGCGGCGCCTGCGCTGACGCCGCCGCGCAGAGCGTCGTCGACCAGCTCTGCCTCGGCCTCGAACGCATCATCACTCTCGCACGCGAATGGCCGGGCATCGTGCGCTTCGGCGGCAACGCGGCGGCCGAGATCCGCCACAACCGCGAGCTCGACTGGCTGGACAGCGATCTGGCAGGAGCATTTCCGGATTTCTTTCGCGACCTGGTTCGCGAGGCGCTTCGGCGGGGCGAGATCGCAGCGAACGTCGACGAGGAAGATGCCGCCGGGTTGCTGCTCGCGCTCACGATGGGATTGTCGATCTCCCACGACAGCGACGGCGACGAAGAACCCTTCGCCGCACGCGTACGCACCTACGAACGGCTGTTGCGCGGGGAATTGTTCCACCGCACACCGGAACGGTTAATCTATTGA
- a CDS encoding DUF4136 domain-containing protein — protein sequence MRYALQRIGAMLAMASLLLTVGACSVAPRVVTDYNPDYDLNRARTVAIVDSDAVSNSPAIASDDLLQNRIRRALTAALEARGYQIVEPEQAQLLVSFLVTTENRTRIRDYNLGWSYTHCWRCSHALTFGGDIDVDQYTEGTLFIDFIDPASRQLQWRGAVTRRLVPGRSVAARERIVDETVTAIIARFPL from the coding sequence ATGCGCTACGCTCTTCAACGCATCGGCGCCATGCTCGCCATGGCGTCGCTGCTGCTCACGGTCGGCGCATGCAGCGTCGCCCCACGTGTGGTGACCGACTACAACCCCGACTACGATCTCAACCGGGCCCGCACCGTTGCGATCGTCGATTCCGACGCCGTGTCCAACTCGCCGGCGATCGCCAGCGACGATCTGCTGCAGAATCGTATCCGGCGCGCACTTACCGCTGCGCTCGAAGCCCGCGGCTACCAGATCGTGGAACCGGAACAGGCACAGTTGCTGGTCAGTTTCCTGGTGACAACCGAAAACCGCACCCGCATCCGCGACTACAACCTCGGCTGGTCCTACACGCATTGCTGGCGTTGTAGTCACGCGCTGACGTTTGGTGGTGACATCGACGTCGATCAGTACACCGAGGGCACCCTGTTCATCGACTTCATCGATCCCGCCAGCCGCCAGTTGCAATGGCGCGGTGCCGTTACACGCCGGCTGGTTCCGGGGCGCAGCGTCGCCGCGCGCGAGCGCATCGTCGACGAGACCGTCACCGCGATCATTGCCCGTTTTCCCCTGTAG
- a CDS encoding UbiX family flavin prenyltransferase translates to MRRRIIVGISGASGAVYGVRLLERLRGLDVETHLIVSEGGERTLAVETGIGVAELRTRCDIWHRNDNLAASIASGSFLTHGMIIAPCSIRTLSGIANCYAENLMLRAADVTLKERRRLVLMVREAPLHKGHLELMLRASDYGAVILPPAPSFYHGERSIDDLVEQIVARGLDALGIEHDCAPRWGNPPQHPA, encoded by the coding sequence ATGAGGCGCAGGATCATCGTCGGGATAAGCGGCGCGAGCGGTGCCGTCTACGGAGTCCGCCTGCTGGAGCGCCTGCGGGGCCTGGACGTGGAGACCCACCTGATCGTCAGCGAGGGTGGCGAACGCACACTGGCCGTGGAGACCGGCATCGGCGTTGCAGAGTTGCGCACGCGCTGCGATATCTGGCACCGCAACGACAATCTGGCCGCATCGATCGCGAGCGGTTCCTTCCTCACGCACGGCATGATCATCGCCCCCTGCAGCATCCGCACGCTCTCCGGAATCGCCAACTGTTATGCCGAGAACCTGATGCTGCGCGCAGCGGACGTCACGCTGAAGGAGCGCCGTCGGCTGGTGCTCATGGTGCGCGAGGCACCACTGCACAAGGGGCATCTCGAACTGATGCTGCGTGCGAGCGACTACGGCGCCGTGATCCTGCCGCCGGCGCCGTCGTTCTACCACGGCGAACGCAGCATCGATGACCTCGTCGAGCAGATCGTCGCGCGCGGACTCGACGCACTGGGCATCGAACACGATTGTGCGCCACGCTGGGGGAATCCGCCGCAGCATCCTGCCTGA